In one window of Brassica rapa cultivar Chiifu-401-42 chromosome A07, CAAS_Brap_v3.01, whole genome shotgun sequence DNA:
- the LOC103830490 gene encoding nuclear-pore anchor — MPLFMPDDELARLSNDAASVVAERADEYIRKLYAELDSVRAKADAASITAEQTCSLLEQKYLSLSQDFASLESQNARLQSDLDDRLSELAQSQAQKHQLHLQSIEKDGELERMTTEMSELNKSKRQLMELLEQKDSEISEKNSNIKSYLEKIVKLTDASSEKESRFAEASAELARSQAMCFRLSQEKELMERHTKWLDEELTSKVDSYAELRRRHSDLEAEMSAKLVDVEKNYNECSSSLNWHKERLRELETKITSLQEELSSCKDAATTTEEQYSAELLTANKLVELYKESSEEWSRKAGELEGVIKALEARLNQVESGYKDRLEKEMSTNQKLEKENEDIKQKLEKCEAEIEKTRKTDELTLIPFSSFTRGVDISGTSNTIVESHEIISKVPAGVSGTALAASLLRDGWSLTKIYEKYQEAVDAMRHEQLGRKEAELILQRVLSELEEKAGFIQEERGEHERLVEAYSLVSRKLQDSVSEQSNMEKVIMELKADLRRRERENILYQKDISDLQKQVTILLKECRDVQLRCGAAGDEEEDDTQLSDVEMDMESEADKIISEHLLKFKDINGLVEQNVKLRNLVRSLSEQIESREMELKEKYEIDLKKKTDEASSKVAIVLERAEEQGKMIESLHASVAMYKRLYEEEQKLHSSNSRSSDPPPDVVPGRKNFLHLLEDSQEATKRAQEKTFERIRSLEEDLAKARSDIIAIRSERDKLAMEANFAREKLEGIMKESERKREEMNSVLARNIEFSQLIIDHQRKLRESSESLHAAEGISRKLSMEVSVLKQEKEVLSNAEKRASDEVSALSQRVYRLQATLDTIQSTEEVREEARAAERRKQEEHIKQLEKEWAEAKKELQEERSNARNSTSDRNQTLNNAVRQVEEMGKELANALKAVSAAESRASVAEARLSDLEKKIRSSDPKVRDMDSGGVVSLSDNEISIDLHTAKEEMEKLRGEVESSKSHMLQYKSIAQVNETALKQMESAHENFRIEAEKTQKLLEAELVSLRERVSELENDCIQKSEQIASAAAGKEDALVSASAEIASLREESLVKSSQIEAINIQMSILKNDLEKEHEKWRLAQRNYERQVILQSETIQELTKTSQALASLQEEASELRKLADARGTEISELTSKWSEEKFMLEQQKNLAEKKYHDLNEQNKILHSRLEAMHLHSAEKDSRSGKISSESTGSDQLGDSGLQSVVNYLRRTKEIAETEISLMRQEKLRLQSQLESAVKMAESARGSLNAERSSTRASLLTEDEIKSLQLQVNEMNLLRESNMQLREENKHNFEECQRLREVSQKARTDFENSENLLKQKQTELDLCMKETEKLRKEIDLQKRRVDELRETYKNIDVADYNRLKDEMRQFEDKLKGKDAHIEEIKKLVLEKENKISLLEKDLTNCKNELREREKDRTKCKTELGEREKRLDAAQQAQVTMQSEIENLKAEITKLKGDSERLRKSFTNIKRKLDKEKDDLNRENQSLSKQLEEAKEAGKRTTSDATAEQAVKERDEKEQKIQILDKFVHSLKDDLKKKDDELTKEKTERKSVEKVFGDSLAKIKQEKTKVDEELVKLERYQTALAQLSEELDKLKQADGNLPEGTSAVQALSGSVLNDQAAAYVSAVDYFERMARTIVHNSQGSTKSTGTVTEASPATVEPSAIVKASPSKAPVATTQQPPKEKRLVSLKPSAELRRPIRRIKRPQFSKPEEPPQADVEMPEAEGAGDEGKQPSSSVTESQVTTMPPPVQTHIRKRQADPLASEPQQGTQGETSSEIAPPAPKKPKGSESQPDITQSETLPKEPDVDESMDATTAAEDDNEEETEADNAEEKTEETTEAQQESEAEVPKADEPVEENPAETETIPTEEEFKDQTEQENQDLLTDVEFDKEGEFDLDTLEDLEEAKDVITPTQSPIRIETPTEEAETTIEPPLEDAKNDEGAAEEASDKPDNDNNQQVAETDLKPETTIATTVAASTSSTPASASPSETQETEETKRAASPSRTINIADKAKEQAALRQAGVATLGGTRTPSPGNRAASSSLLRGRGRVVNTRGNRLNTRGGRTPRGRGQPPSQP, encoded by the exons ATGCCCTTGTTTATGCCAGACGATGAGCTTGCGCGGCTATCAAACGACGCCGCGTCGGTGGTCGCAGAGAGAGCCGACGAGTACATCCGGAAGCTGTACGCCGAGTTGGACAGTGTGCGTGCCAAGGCCGATGCTGCTTCCATCACGGCGGAGCAGACGTGCTCGCTTCTCGAGCAGAAGTACCTCTCGCTCTCTCAGGACTTCGCGTCGCTTGAATCTCAGAACGCGAGGCTTCAGTCTGATCTCGATGATCGGTTATCTGAGCTCGCGCAGTCTCAGGCGCAGAAGCACCAGCTTCATTTGCAATCG ATTGAGAAGGATGGAGAGTTGGAGAGGATGACGACGGAGATGTCAGAGCTAAATAAGTCCAAGAGGCAACTGATGGAGTTGCTGGAGCAGAAAGATTCTGAGATTAGCGAGAAGAATTCGAATATCAAGAGCTATTTGGAGAAGATT GTTAAGCTGACTGACGCTAGTTCGGAAAAGGAGTCTAGGTTTGCTGAAGCAAGCGCTGAATTGGCAAGGTCGCAAGCTATGTGCTTTCGTTTGTCTCAGGAGAAAGAACTCATGGAAAGGCATACTAAGTGGCTTGATGAGGAGTTAACATCTAAAGTTGATAGTTATGCTGAACTCCGTAGGAGGCATTCTGATCTTGAGGCTGAAATGTCAGCGAAGCTTGTGGAC GTTGAGAAAAATTATAATGAATGCTCTAGTTCGTTGAATTGGCATAAGGAAAGATTGAGAGAGCTCGAAACGAAGATTACTTCATTACAAGAG GAACTCAGCTCGTGCAAAGATGCAGCAACGACGACTGAAGAGCAATACAGTGCTGAACTTCTCACT GCAAACAAGCTTGTTGAGCTGTACAAGGAAAGTTCGGAGGAATGGTCTAGAAAGGCTGGGGAACTTGAGGGTGTCATTAAGGCCTTAGAG GCACGCTTGAACCAAGTCGAGAGTGGGTATAAAGATAGACTTGAGAAAGAAATGTCTACGAACCAGAAGTTGGAGAAG GAGAACGAAgacattaaacaaaaacttgAGAAGTGTGAAGCAGAAATTGAGAAAACTCGAAAAACAGATGAGCTAACGCTTATACCATTCAGCAGTTTCACAAG AGGGGTTGACATTTCTGGGACCAGCAACACGATAGTGGAAAGCCATGAAATAATTTCCAAGGTTCCTGCTGGTGTGTCAGGAACAGCACTGGCAGCTTCACTCCTACGTGACGGATGGAGT ctgACCAAAATTTATGAGAAGTATCAAGAGGCTGTTGATGCTATGAGGCATGAACAATTAGGTCGAAAGGAAGCGGAGTTGATACTACAACGG GTTTTATCCGAACTAGAAGAGAAAGCTGGGTTCATCCAAGAGGAAAGAG GTGAGCATGAGCGTTTGGTTGAAGCTTACTCTCTAGTCAGTCGAAAACTACAGGATTCTGTCTCTGAACAATCAAATATGGAGAAAGTCATCATGGAGCTAAAG gCTGACTTGAGGAGGCGGGAACGTGAAAATATTCTGTATCAGAAAGATATATCTGACCTACAGAAGCAG GTAACTATACTACTGAAGGAGTGTCGTGATGTCCAACTTCGCTGTGGAGCTGCCGgggatgaggaagaagatgatacTCAGCTTTCTGATGTTGAGATGGATATGGAATCTGAAGCTGATAAAATAATTTCAGAGCATCTT TTGAAGTTTAAAGATATAAATGGATTAGTTGAGCAGAATGTTAAGCTCAGGAATCTTGTTCGTAGTCTCTCAGAGCAGATTGAAAGTAGGGAAATGGAGTTGAAG GAGAAGTATGAGATAGACCTGAAGAAAAAGACTGATGAAGCTTCTTCCAAAGTAGCCATCGTGCTAGAAAGAGCCGAAGAACAGGGTAAAATGATTGAATCACTGCACGCATCT GTTGCAATGTATAAACGACTATATGAAGAGGAACAGAAACTTCATTCATCTAATTCTCGTTCTTCAGATCCGCCTCCAG ATGTAGTGCCAGGAAGGAAGAACTTCTTACATCTGCTTGAGGATTCGCAG GAAGCTACTAAGAGAGCCCAAGAAAAAACATTTGAACGCATTCGAAGTCTGGAAGAAGATTTAGCGAAGGCTAGGAGTGATATAATTGCGATAAGGTCTGAACGGGATAAGTTGGCCATGGAGGCAAATTTTGCTAGGGAAAAACTAGAAGGCATCATGAAAGAATCTGAACGCAAG AGGGAAGAAATGAACAGTGTTTTGGCAAGAAACATAGAGTTCTCGCAGCTGATCATCGACCACCAACGGAAGTTACGTGAGAGTTCTGAGTCTCTGCATGCAGCGGAAGGGATTTCTAGAAAATTATCTATGGAG GTATCGGTTCTTAAACAAGAAAAAGAGGTGTTATCAAATGCTGAAAAAAGAGCCTCTGATGAAGTTTCTGCTTTATCTCAGAGAGTTTATCGCCTTCAG GCTACCTTGGATACTATACAGAGTACAGAGGAAGTTCGTGAG GAAGCAAGAGCCGCCGAGAGAAGGAAACAAGAGGAGCATATCAAGCAACTTGAG AAAGAATGGGCTGAAGCTAAAAAAGAATTGCAAGAAGAAAGGAGCAATGCGCGGAATAGCACTTCGGACCGCAATCAAACTTTGAACAATGCTGTTAGGCAGGTCGAAGAAATGGGGAAAGAATTGGCTAATGCCTTGAAGGCTGTCTCGGCAGCAGAGTCCAGGGCTTCTGTGGCTgag GCTAGACTTTCTGATTTGGAGAAGAAGATAAGATCTTCAGATCCTAAG GTTCGTGATATGGACAGTGGTGGAGTCGTCTCTCTTTCTGATAATGAG ATATCCATAGACCTGCACACTGCTAAGGAAGAAATGGAAAAGTTGAGGGGAGAAGTAGAATCTAGCAAAAGCCACATGCTTCAG TACAAGAGTATAGCTCAGGTGAATGAAACAGCTTTAAAGCAGATGGAATCTGCCCATGAGAACTTCAGAATTGAG GCTGAAAAGACACAGAAATTGTTGGAAGCAGAGCTTGTTTCTCTTAGGGAAAGGGTTTCAGAACTTGAAAACGACTGTATACAGAAATCGGAGCAAATAGCCAGTGCTGCTGCAGGAAAAGAAGATGCTCTTGTATCAGCATCAGCTGAAATTGCAAGCCTGAGAGAAGAAAGCTTAGTTAAAAG TTCCCAAATCGAAGCAATTAATATCCAGATGTCCATTTTGAAAAATGACCTGGAGAAGGAACATGAGAAATGGCGTCTTGCTCAGAGAAATTATGAAAGACAG GTTATTCTGCAGTCTGAAACTATTCAAGAGCTTACGAAAACATCACAGGCTTTGGCTTCCCTTCAAGAGGAGGCATCTGAACTTCGTAAATTGGCTGATGCAAGGGGAACGGAAATT tCCGAGCTTACCTCCAAGTGGAGTGAAGAGAAATTTATGTTAGAGCAGCAAAAGAATCTAGCGGAGAAGAAGTATCATGATCTCAACGAACAG AACAAAATACTGCATAGCCGACTTGAGGCTATGCATCTTCACTCGGCTGAGAAAGATAGCCGTTCTGGAAAAATATCATCTGAAAGCACTGGCTCAGATCAACTTGGAGATTCTGGTTTGCAAAGTGTAGTTAATTATTTGCGCAGAACGAAGGAAATA GCTGAAACAGAGATATCACTTATGAGACAGGAAAAATTACGGTTGCAATCGCAA CTTGAGAGTGCCGTGAAGATGGCAGAGTCTGCCCGGGGTTCACTTAATGCTGAGCGTTCCAGTACAAGAGCCTCATTATTGACTGAGGATGAAATCAAATCTCTTCAGCTTCAG GTCAATGAGATGAACTTGCTCCGTGAAAGCAACATGCAACTCAGGGAGGAAAACAAACACAATTTTGAGGAGTGCCAG AGACTGCGTGAAGTATCTCAAAAGGCTAGGACAGATTTCGAAAACTCAGAAAATCTATTGAAGCAAAAGCAAACCGAGTTAGACTTGTGTATGAAAGAGACGGAAAAGCTAAGGAAGGAGATAGATCTTCAAAAAAGGAGGGTTGATGAG TTGCGAGAGACGTATAAAAACATTGATGTTGCTGACTACAATCGCCTCAAAGATGAAATGCGGCAATTCGAG GATAAACTGAAAGGGAAAGATGCTCATATTGAGGAAATCAAGAAGCTTGTGttagagaaggagaataagatATCTCTACTAGAGAAGGATCTAACAAACTGCAAAAATGAACTGAGGGAGAGGGAGAAGGATCGAACAAAATGCAAAACAGAATTGGGTGAGAGGGAGAAGAGGTTAGACGCTGCTCAGCAAGCACAG GTGACTATGCAGTCAGAGATTGAGAATCTAAAAGCAGAGATTACTAAGCTGAAAGGAGATTCCGAAAGGTTGAGAAAATCTTTTACTAACATTAAGAGAAAGCTCGATAAAGAAAAGGACGACTTGAACAGAGAAAACCAGTCGCTATCTAAACAATTAGAGGAAGCCAAAGAGG CTGGAAAGAGAACAACATCTGATGCTACGGCGGAGCAGGCCGTTAAGGAGAGAGatgaaaaagaacaaaagattCAG ATATTGGATAAGTTTGTTCATTCACTGAAAGACGACCTGAAGAAGAAAGATGACGAATTAACTAAAGAGAAAACAGAACGCAAGTCTGTTGAGAAAGTATTTGGAGACTCCTTGGCCAAAATTAAACAG GAGAAAACAAAAGTGGATGAAGAGCTTGTTAAGCTCGAGAGGTATCAGACGGCATTGGCTCAACTCTCTGAAGAATTGGACAAGTTGAAGCAAGCTGATGGAAATCTGCCTGAG gGTACTTCAGCTGTCCAGGCTCTCTCTGGAAGCGTATTGAATGACCAAGCCGCTGCGTACGTATCAGCTGTAGACTATTTTGAACGCATGGCTCGTACTATTGTCCACAATTCTCAAGGTAGCACAAAATCTACTGGTACGGTGACTGAAGCTTCCCCTGCTACAGTTGAGCCTTCAGCCATTGTCAAAGCCTCTCCTTCAAAAGCTCCGGTGGCAACTACCCAGCAGCCACCCAAAGAGAAGAGATTGGTTTCGCTGAAACCAAGCGCTGAGCTCCGCAGACCAATAAGGAGGATTAAACGTCCTCAGTTTAGTAAACCAGAGGAACCTCCTCAAGCTGATGTTGAGATGCCAGAGGCTGAGGGAGCTGGTGATGAAGGAAAACAGCCTTCCTCCAGTGTTACAGAGAGCCAAGTAACCACGATGCCACCACCTGTCCAGACACATATCCGTAAACGCCAGGCCGATCCGTTGGCTTCTGAGCCACAACAAGGGACTCAAGGGGAAACCAGTTCAGAAATTGCACCACCTGCGCCAAAGAAGCCTAAAGGATCTGAGTCACAACCTGATATTACCCAAAGCGAAACCCTCCCTAAAGAGCCAGACGTGGATGAATCCATGGATGCGACTACTGCCGCTGAGGATGACAatgaagaagaaacagaagCCGATAATGCAGAAGAGAAAACAGAGGAAACTACGGAAGCACAACAAGAAAGTGAAGCTGAAGTCCCGAAAGCTGATGAGCCAGTAGAAGAGAATCCAGCTGAGACAGAAACCATTCCTACCGAAGAAGAGTTTAAGGATCAGACCGAACAAGAGAATCAAGATCTTCTGACAGACGTGGAATTTGATAAAGAAGGAGAGTTCGATCTAGACACTCTGGAAGATCTCGAAGAGGCCAAGGATGTAATTACACCCACGCAGTCACCAATTAGGATAGAGACACCAACGGAGGAAGCTGAAACAACCATTGAACCACCACTAGAAGATGCTAAGAACGATGAAGGAGCTGCTGAAGAAGCCTCTGATAAACCCGACAATGATAACAATCAACAAGTAGCAGAAACCGATCTCAAGCCAGAGACCACAATAGCTACAACTGTCGCAGCATCCACTTCCTCTACTCCAGCTTCTGCAAGTCCAAGCGAAACTCAAGAAACTGAAGAAACGAAGAGAGCAGCGTCGCCAAGTAGAACTATTAATATAGCTGATAAAGCAAAAGAGCAAGCAGCTCTAAGACAAGCCGGAGTAGCCACTCTAGGTGGAACCCGAACTCCTTCACCAGGCAACCGAGCTGCTTCATCATCCCTCCTCAGAGGTCGTGGCCGAGTTGTAAACACTCGAGGAAATCGACTGAATACTCGTGGTGGGCGAACCCCACGTGGACGTGGACAACCCCCGAGCCAGCCGTGA